One genomic segment of Pirellulales bacterium includes these proteins:
- a CDS encoding response regulator codes for MEPDARALVRRALEDCDTEVVVAASSEEGVERLRSARSDVIATDIGMPGMDGHSSEEAERFPSRQLAEEVIRDILQIRSVSDYSHAVVKVP; via the coding sequence ATTGAGCCTGACGCGCGGGCGCTGGTGCGCCGCGCCCTAGAGGACTGCGATACGGAGGTCGTAGTCGCCGCGTCGTCCGAAGAGGGGGTGGAGCGACTACGGTCGGCGCGGTCCGACGTGATCGCCACGGACATCGGCATGCCGGGCATGGATGGGCATTCGTCCGAAGAGGCTGAGCGTTTTCCTTCTCGTCAGCTTGCCGAAGAAGTCATTCGAGATATCCTGCAGATCAGATCTGTAAGTGACTACAGCCACGCGGTTGTGAAGGTACCCTGA
- a CDS encoding recombinase family protein codes for MSKQYVAFARVSSREQEREGFSLDVQEETLRRWVDKAGGTIVRLFKVAETASKKDERKTFKEMLAYCRANAKTLDGVLFAKVDRAARNLFDYCELERLESEHGVRFISVTQPTEANPAGRMMRRTLASMASFFTEQMAVDIRGGIERRVREGWFANVAPYGYKNVRENGRGQVVVHERNGPNVIRLFELFATGTHTIDSVCAALRDEGRVYRDAMAKFPRASVYTLLRDRAYIGEVRWKGQYYAGKHPPLTDHVTFQKVQTLLGVKTYKHHAQFTYAGGLIRCGCCGNLITAEQITKKSGKQYVYYRCTVSRLSDHPRHRVTERELNEQVLSAFRAMKQDDETTAWFGEVLRARTQDERRETQEQATELQRQLTRLRQQQDELLNLRLLREIEEELFARKGMELRDRIAIAKGQLDGLDVTRGEKAEQAIAVFELSQSLIEKWVAADYAAKRQILDIVFSNFRLDAVTLCYEMRKPFALLAEGLLVSNSGESEIRSASSRQTTVGALFAAQVRFGCGFSSSRCSIEDTRFFTISRCPLRAI; via the coding sequence ATGAGCAAGCAATACGTCGCCTTCGCCCGTGTCAGCAGTCGCGAACAGGAACGCGAAGGGTTTAGCCTCGACGTTCAGGAGGAAACACTCCGCCGCTGGGTCGACAAAGCCGGCGGAACGATCGTGCGCCTATTCAAGGTCGCCGAGACCGCCAGCAAGAAGGATGAGCGGAAGACCTTCAAGGAAATGCTCGCCTACTGCCGCGCCAATGCGAAGACTCTGGACGGCGTCCTGTTCGCCAAGGTCGATCGCGCGGCACGTAATTTATTCGACTATTGTGAGCTTGAACGGCTGGAGAGTGAGCATGGTGTGCGTTTCATCTCTGTCACACAACCGACGGAAGCGAATCCCGCTGGGCGCATGATGAGAAGGACGCTGGCATCAATGGCTTCGTTCTTCACGGAACAGATGGCAGTCGATATTCGCGGAGGCATCGAGCGACGTGTTCGCGAAGGATGGTTCGCCAATGTCGCGCCCTATGGTTACAAGAACGTCCGCGAAAACGGGCGGGGTCAGGTTGTCGTCCACGAGCGCAATGGGCCGAACGTCATAAGGCTCTTTGAACTCTTTGCCACCGGCACCCACACAATCGACAGCGTCTGCGCGGCCCTGCGTGACGAGGGCCGCGTCTATCGTGACGCCATGGCGAAGTTCCCCCGCGCCAGCGTGTACACCCTGCTCCGCGACCGCGCCTACATCGGCGAGGTGCGGTGGAAGGGTCAGTATTACGCCGGCAAACACCCTCCCCTGACCGATCATGTGACCTTTCAAAAAGTGCAAACGCTCCTGGGCGTGAAGACCTACAAGCATCACGCCCAATTTACTTATGCGGGTGGCCTGATCCGCTGCGGCTGCTGCGGCAACCTGATCACTGCCGAGCAGATCACCAAGAAGAGCGGCAAGCAGTACGTTTACTATCGATGCACCGTCTCCCGTCTCAGTGATCACCCGCGACACCGTGTGACCGAACGTGAATTGAATGAACAGGTGCTTTCAGCGTTTCGCGCGATGAAGCAGGACGACGAGACAACAGCATGGTTCGGCGAAGTGCTGCGTGCCCGCACGCAAGATGAGCGTCGTGAAACGCAGGAGCAGGCGACGGAACTACAGCGGCAACTGACCCGCCTTCGCCAACAGCAGGACGAACTGCTGAACCTGCGGCTGTTACGCGAGATCGAAGAGGAACTCTTCGCGCGCAAGGGGATGGAGTTGCGTGACCGCATCGCGATCGCCAAGGGGCAACTCGACGGGCTGGATGTCACCCGCGGCGAGAAAGCCGAGCAGGCGATAGCTGTTTTCGAACTCTCGCAAAGTCTGATCGAAAAATGGGTTGCGGCCGACTACGCCGCCAAGCGCCAGATCCTCGATATTGTGTTTTCGAACTTCCGGTTGGACGCCGTAACCCTTTGCTACGAAATGAGAAAGCCCTTCGCGCTATTGGCGGAAGGGCTTCTTGTCTCGAACAGCGGAGAGAGTGAGATTCGATCGGCCAGCTCTCGCCAAACTACTGTCGGAGCTCTATTTGCAGCTCAAGTCCGCTTCGGATGCGGATTTAGCTCGTCTCGATGCTCTATTGAAGACACACGGTTTTTTACCATCTCGCGATGCCCGCTGAGGGCAATTTGA
- a CDS encoding dsDNA nuclease domain-containing protein: MFETIDPKQLRRIESVHRGFLYQHLFGAGCLLLAAENNVEEIRVERDEDIEVLLHDRLVYCQIKTREDKLTSGDIADTLDRFDILRREHSKSRHSLKAEFWIVSNSEPNGPLAFRMKEDTWPADVRITYPGCTKHSPEYFPPPWRDLNTAVEWCSLRAGKVPLGRLSGPTLAWKLAALVHHASTGESARNDHGFRTTELPSLFEQIILQLQRFPAAPEPYRELQDEPSLDEPDRIRLITGFSGSGKTSWAAECARHSGANLAYFDVSGIPAEAFASSLTRELSARSEVDSAARSTLLAPGMSGIDSLRILDRYLQNNSKTIQIVVDNVHKISASTVAVTVAATSHMRWLILAQPGLETGALAAALGVEGDSLLGFTLDSIAAEFRAVNIPISALTADRILRITGGLPLFTRQAASMADKLYGKRVEVMCDELEARTHTVSTAQELLLNGGLSALPQSAREAAAVLSLSDISLTAHEARRLICDALRVSPAQAAASIRLVSDLGIISCGAEEILMHDSFRLVSGNTVSAMPADTIFRAFTSLKEIIIAPGKKGWDFSRQSFLYRLLPQIGETKTLVDLATHNDEIFAEHGYVSLVRPLLQNVVEKSNAPASDRFWALDTLLFWDFQENTTSEVGSRLTKLEQLLLECGTDDVHKRAAFALKQLLKARLDRDIAKATSIVKDAETWCGDDPARLLIFKYNLATTEFLCGVFELSARHSQEIIAGYYTLLGLREEDVNFASQLSILQKLRNEGEETFSNLKRVGDAHQLLARALKKLGLVKPLARIHAHKFYVLGEAITSAVGVGQDAADDFVERGDYEGALMFLDQYTLPIVEEFKLLEYVVPVRAQRAVVLAYLGEEEECREELDNLEQFAIESPTQRAEFKNQQRLVESILSRRRTLIAEDLPDDDVLESRWQLKQKIGRNDLCPCGSGKKYKRCCLRNSS, translated from the coding sequence ATGTTCGAAACGATCGATCCAAAACAACTCCGGCGCATCGAAAGCGTACATCGCGGTTTTCTTTATCAACATTTGTTTGGCGCGGGATGTTTGTTGCTTGCCGCAGAGAACAACGTCGAAGAAATTCGCGTCGAGCGAGACGAAGACATTGAGGTGTTGCTACACGACCGCCTTGTATATTGCCAGATTAAAACCCGCGAGGATAAGCTCACCAGTGGAGACATTGCCGATACTCTTGATCGGTTCGACATACTTCGGCGCGAACATTCAAAATCGAGACATTCGCTGAAGGCTGAATTCTGGATTGTTTCGAATTCCGAACCGAATGGGCCGCTCGCATTCCGTATGAAGGAAGATACGTGGCCTGCGGACGTAAGGATCACATACCCCGGCTGCACGAAGCACAGCCCGGAATACTTCCCTCCGCCATGGCGCGATCTAAATACCGCCGTTGAGTGGTGTTCTTTAAGGGCGGGTAAGGTGCCACTCGGTAGGCTCTCTGGTCCGACCCTCGCATGGAAACTTGCGGCACTCGTTCATCATGCCAGCACCGGTGAAAGTGCGCGAAACGACCACGGCTTTCGCACAACTGAACTACCATCCCTCTTTGAACAGATCATACTTCAGCTTCAGCGCTTTCCAGCGGCTCCTGAACCGTATCGAGAATTGCAAGATGAACCGTCTCTTGATGAACCCGATCGGATACGACTGATTACAGGCTTCTCGGGGTCGGGGAAAACTTCCTGGGCAGCGGAATGCGCACGGCATTCAGGAGCGAACCTCGCGTACTTTGATGTAAGCGGAATTCCCGCAGAGGCCTTCGCGTCATCGCTAACGCGCGAATTATCGGCCCGATCGGAAGTCGACAGCGCTGCGAGATCCACGTTGCTTGCGCCAGGGATGAGCGGAATTGATTCACTTCGAATACTTGACCGCTATCTGCAAAACAACTCCAAAACTATTCAAATCGTTGTCGATAATGTTCATAAAATTTCCGCATCAACCGTCGCAGTGACTGTTGCTGCCACGAGCCACATGAGATGGCTTATTCTAGCGCAGCCCGGCTTGGAGACAGGTGCGTTGGCCGCAGCTCTCGGTGTTGAAGGTGACTCGCTATTGGGATTCACTCTGGATTCAATTGCGGCAGAGTTTCGTGCGGTGAACATACCGATTAGCGCTTTAACTGCCGACCGAATTCTCAGAATTACTGGCGGGTTACCGCTTTTTACGCGACAGGCTGCTTCCATGGCAGACAAACTGTACGGCAAACGCGTTGAGGTGATGTGCGATGAACTAGAGGCACGTACACATACAGTTTCAACCGCCCAGGAACTGCTTCTCAATGGAGGACTATCAGCGCTCCCGCAAAGCGCGCGCGAAGCCGCTGCCGTATTGTCGTTGAGCGACATATCACTAACTGCTCATGAAGCCCGCCGGCTGATCTGCGATGCTCTTCGGGTTAGCCCTGCGCAAGCTGCGGCATCAATTCGATTGGTTTCAGATTTAGGAATCATCTCCTGCGGCGCGGAAGAAATCTTGATGCACGATAGCTTTCGCTTGGTGAGCGGAAATACAGTGTCGGCGATGCCGGCGGACACTATCTTCCGAGCATTCACTTCATTGAAAGAAATTATCATCGCTCCAGGGAAGAAGGGATGGGATTTCTCCAGACAGTCTTTTTTGTACCGACTACTTCCACAGATCGGGGAGACCAAAACACTCGTAGATCTTGCGACTCATAATGACGAAATATTTGCCGAACATGGCTATGTCTCGCTTGTGCGACCTCTTCTTCAAAACGTAGTAGAGAAAAGCAATGCTCCCGCAAGCGATCGATTTTGGGCACTTGATACGCTTCTATTTTGGGACTTCCAAGAAAATACAACTTCTGAAGTTGGTTCCAGACTGACGAAGTTAGAACAACTGCTTCTTGAATGCGGAACAGATGACGTTCATAAGCGAGCGGCTTTCGCGCTCAAGCAACTTCTCAAAGCGCGCCTTGATCGCGACATCGCCAAAGCGACTTCAATTGTTAAGGATGCGGAAACATGGTGTGGCGATGATCCCGCTCGGTTACTGATCTTTAAATACAACTTGGCGACCACCGAATTTCTTTGCGGTGTTTTCGAGTTATCCGCTCGTCACTCACAGGAAATTATTGCTGGATATTACACGCTTTTGGGTCTACGCGAAGAAGATGTGAATTTTGCAAGCCAGTTATCTATTTTACAAAAGCTCAGAAATGAGGGCGAGGAGACATTCTCCAACCTAAAGAGGGTCGGCGACGCCCATCAACTCCTTGCGAGAGCCCTTAAAAAACTGGGACTAGTCAAGCCACTTGCACGCATTCATGCACATAAATTCTACGTTTTAGGTGAAGCTATTACGTCTGCTGTTGGTGTCGGTCAAGATGCAGCGGACGACTTTGTGGAACGCGGAGACTATGAGGGCGCTCTGATGTTTCTCGACCAATACACGCTTCCAATTGTCGAGGAGTTCAAACTGTTGGAATACGTTGTCCCGGTTCGGGCGCAGCGTGCCGTTGTCCTCGCCTACTTAGGGGAAGAGGAGGAGTGCCGTGAAGAGCTCGACAACCTCGAACAATTCGCCATCGAAAGTCCCACCCAACGGGCCGAGTTCAAAAATCAGCAGCGATTAGTGGAATCGATATTGTCGAGACGAAGAACGTTGATCGCCGAAGATTTACCAGATGATGACGTTTTAGAGTCACGATGGCAGCTCAAACAAAAGATCGGGAGAAATGATCTTTGCCCGTGCGGATCTGGCAAAAAGTACAAGCGATGCTGCCTTCGTAATTCTAGTTAG
- the dcm gene encoding DNA (cytosine-5-)-methyltransferase, with the protein MVRLCTSLAMAASRISLRRRLNEARLSAVSLFAGCGGSDLGLRRAGIQTVWANEKNESACELYGRITSSNVMHPGDICGIKKFPKADILAGCYPCQGYSQGGRRDDSDHINFLYREYDRALRSIRPLAFIVENVDGMRFAQNSHLLHNQLRRFCLAGYRITWKVVNAKDYGLAQDRRRLLIVGVRSSEGKRFTFPAPTHGIGPNLKPFATLRDVIWDLRKAPAGSFNEEPLHWYYLSRNRRRTWGEQATCIVAHWRHVGLHPNSPPLKKVGEDEWTFTRSGTVRRYSYLECAALQGFPDPHAFDICSVQLRFRAIGNAVPPPLFSAVAKSLVDQLGNR; encoded by the coding sequence ATGGTGCGGCTTTGTACATCGCTGGCGATGGCAGCAAGCCGCATTTCTTTGAGGCGGCGATTGAACGAGGCAAGGTTATCAGCGGTTTCATTGTTCGCGGGCTGCGGCGGCAGTGATCTGGGATTACGCCGCGCCGGCATCCAAACGGTCTGGGCGAATGAAAAGAATGAATCCGCTTGCGAGCTATACGGGCGCATTACTTCTTCAAATGTAATGCACCCGGGCGATATCTGCGGCATCAAGAAGTTTCCAAAGGCAGACATTCTTGCGGGATGTTATCCATGTCAGGGCTACAGCCAAGGTGGTCGGCGCGATGATAGTGACCACATCAACTTTCTATACCGCGAATATGACAGGGCCTTGCGGTCGATCAGGCCGCTGGCCTTCATTGTTGAAAATGTCGATGGAATGCGTTTTGCGCAAAACAGCCACTTACTCCACAACCAGCTCCGCCGATTTTGCTTAGCGGGTTACCGAATTACGTGGAAGGTCGTAAATGCCAAGGACTATGGCCTTGCGCAGGATCGACGGCGTTTACTAATCGTCGGAGTTAGGAGTTCCGAGGGAAAACGGTTCACCTTCCCAGCACCCACGCATGGAATCGGTCCTAACTTGAAACCGTTTGCGACCCTACGGGACGTGATCTGGGATCTGAGGAAAGCGCCGGCAGGATCTTTCAATGAAGAGCCCCTGCATTGGTACTATCTGTCGCGCAATCGGCGACGCACTTGGGGTGAACAAGCAACATGCATCGTTGCGCATTGGCGACATGTTGGACTACATCCGAACTCCCCTCCCCTGAAAAAAGTTGGTGAAGATGAATGGACATTCACTCGCAGCGGAACTGTACGCCGCTATAGCTACTTGGAGTGTGCAGCCTTGCAGGGCTTCCCTGATCCCCATGCCTTCGATATATGCTCGGTGCAGTTGCGCTTCCGCGCGATAGGGAATGCAGTACCCCCGCCCCTGTTCTCCGCTGTTGCTAAATCACTTGTGGATCAACTTGGAAATCGGTAA
- a CDS encoding TraG/TraD/VirD4 family protein, with the protein MSPVHMILDEAAVLGPMPAIENAVGIGRGYGVRFQFYYQSLGQLRKCFPDGQDQTLLSNTAQVYFATNDNATADYVSTRLGEETIVLHSGGVSRGTSWQSNDGAQPSRSHGGSSGKNQNWQLHARRLLKPEEVLALPPRMAITFAPGLPPIRTWLLRYYEEKRPLLLSAKGRRPRGGLLALLRAALLCGALLGAAVLLTTIIANK; encoded by the coding sequence ATGAGCCCTGTTCACATGATCCTGGATGAAGCCGCGGTGCTGGGTCCCATGCCGGCAATTGAGAACGCTGTCGGCATTGGTCGAGGGTATGGCGTGCGCTTCCAATTCTATTACCAAAGCCTCGGACAATTGCGCAAATGCTTTCCCGATGGGCAGGATCAAACGCTGTTGAGCAACACCGCCCAGGTCTACTTTGCCACCAACGACAACGCGACGGCCGACTACGTAAGCACACGGCTCGGCGAAGAGACGATCGTGCTCCACTCCGGCGGTGTGAGCCGTGGAACATCCTGGCAGTCCAACGACGGTGCGCAACCTAGCCGTAGTCACGGCGGCTCGTCGGGCAAAAACCAGAACTGGCAGTTACACGCCAGGCGGCTTCTGAAGCCGGAAGAGGTTCTCGCCCTTCCGCCGCGAATGGCAATCACATTTGCCCCGGGCCTGCCGCCGATCCGGACATGGCTACTGCGTTATTACGAGGAGAAACGCCCACTGTTGTTATCCGCGAAGGGTCGCCGGCCGCGTGGCGGCTTGCTCGCGCTGCTGCGGGCGGCGCTATTGTGCGGCGCGTTACTTGGGGCAGCGGTCCTGCTGACAACGATCATCGCGAATAAATGA
- a CDS encoding very short patch repair endonuclease yields MTPPQRSRCMSRIRSKDTKPELLVRRLVHAFGFRYRLHVRTLPGTPDLVFSSRRKVIHVNGCFWHMHNCGRCWIPMTRRKYWEAKLLRNRRRDQQTRRALRRLGWKVLTV; encoded by the coding sequence ATGACACCGCCTCAGCGGAGCAGGTGTATGTCTCGAATCCGGTCGAAGGACACAAAACCGGAACTGCTGGTGCGGCGATTGGTTCATGCCTTCGGTTTCCGGTACCGGCTTCACGTCCGCACGCTTCCTGGTACTCCCGATCTTGTATTCTCTTCGCGTCGAAAGGTCATCCATGTGAACGGATGTTTCTGGCACATGCACAACTGCGGGCGTTGTTGGATTCCAATGACACGTCGGAAATATTGGGAAGCAAAATTGTTACGAAATAGGCGGCGTGATCAGCAGACGCGCCGAGCGCTGCGCCGGCTCGGCTGGAAAGTGCTAACCGTTTAG